The following are from one region of the Sorghum bicolor cultivar BTx623 chromosome 2, Sorghum_bicolor_NCBIv3, whole genome shotgun sequence genome:
- the LOC8083251 gene encoding pentatricopeptide repeat-containing protein At5g25630, giving the protein MVIMVENGVQLTLTSTLKSTGKTRISADGLNNGNGSQTTKEKHEYNGTLQPSKGQKPQLCTTCAKGHTCQSVINRTRQMRALIDSNKPYQAHSVFKHLMEEGHKPSLVTYTILLTALTNQRMFESIPSLLAQVELAGIRPDSIFFNALINAFVEAKRMGEAINTFWKMKHSGCHPTTSTFNTLIKGYGIVGKPEESQRVFDMMGIEGSIKPNLTTYNILVKAWCDRRNLEEAWGVVGKMRAGGVEPDIVTYNTIASAYANNDETWRAEELIVEIQTRVRTSERTWGIIIGGYCRESRLEEALRCVQQMKDAGIVPNVVIFNTLLKGFLDVNDMAAVNNILGLMEQFGIKPDIVTYSHQLNTFSSLGHMAKCMKVFDKMIEAGIEPDPQVYSILAKGFVRAKQPEKAEDLLLQMSHLGVCPNVVTFTTVISGWCSVADMESAMRVYEKMCKSGVYPNLRTFETLIWGYSEQKQPWKAEEVLQMMRETGVKPKESTHRLIADAWKAVGLIENINNSNGSPNGPYAIDKLDDSDDNCNVQISEDDNKLQSFDESKGRAMNGRSRSSFLQITNALGCGGIVSAKVLKVGEFPSERLKAIKNTSFLQRSQRFQLLHLEFCRKQLKNGGFYSQSISSFKMVFSSRGYIY; this is encoded by the exons ATGGTCATAATGGTAGAGAACGGAGTTCAGCTGACACTGACCTCCACTTTGAAGAGCACAGGCAAGACAAGGATCAGTGCAGACGGGCTGAATAATGGAAATGGATCACAAACTACCAAG GAGAAGCATGAATATAATGGCACTTTACAACCATCAAAAGGCCAGAAGCCGCAGCTGTGCACAACATGTGCAAAAGGGCATACTTGTCAATCGGTCATTAACCGGACAAGACAAATGCGAGCTCTAATCGACTCAAACAAGCCCTACCAAGCACACTCTGTATTCAAGCACTTAATGGAAGAGGGACACAAACCTTCATTGGTCACATATACAATTCTACTGACCGCCCTGACAAACCAGAGGATGTTTGAGTCGATCCCATCACTGCTTGCTCAAGTTGAACTAGCTGGAATTAGGCCAGACTCTATCTTCTTCAATGCCTTGATAAATGCGTTTGTTGAGGCGAAGCGGATGGGTGAAGCAATAAACACATTCTGGAAAATGAAGCATTCTGGCTGCCACCCAACTACAAGCACCTTCAACACACTGATAAAAGGATATGGCATTGTAGGCAAACCCGAAGAATCACAGCGTGTCTTCGACATGATGGGCATTGAAGGATCAATCAAGCCTAACCTCACAACATACAACATTCTTGTGAAGGCATGGTGTGATCGGAGAAATCTTGAGGAGGCCTGGGGCGTTGTGGGCAAGATGCGAGCAGGTGGTGTTGAGCCTGATATCGTCACTTACAATACCATAGCCAGTGCATATGCCAATAATGACGAGACATGGAGAGCAGAAGAGCTCATTGTGGAGATTCAGACTAGAGTACGCACCAGCGAGCGAACATGGGGCATAATTATAGGTGGTTATTGCAGGGAGAGCAGGTTGGAGGAAGCATTACGATGCGTCCAGCAAATGAAGGATGCAGGAATTGTTCCTAACGTCGTAATCTTCAACACACTGCTGAAGGGCTTCCTTGATGTAAATGACATGGCTGCAGTCAATAAT ATCCTGGGTCTGATGGAGCAGTTTGGCATCAAGCCTGACATTGTCACCTACAGTCACCAGTTGAACACATTCAGCTCGTTAGGCCACATGGCTAAATGCATGAAGGTGTTTGATAAAATGATCGAGGCAGGAATCGAGCCAGATCCTCAGGTATACAGCATTCTTGCCAAAGGATTTGTCCGTGCTAAGCAGCCCGAGAAAGCAGAAGATCTTCTGTTGCAAATGAGCCATCTTGGTGTTTGCCCAAATGTTGTCACCTTCACCACTGTCATTAGCGGTTGGTGCAGCGTGGCCGACATGGAGAGTGCCATGAGAGTCTATGAGAAGATGTGCAAGTCAGGCGTCTATCCCAATCTCAGGACATTTGAAACTCTGATCTGGGGCTACAGTGAACAGAAGCAGCCTTGGAAAGCTGAGGAAGTCCTTCAGATGATGCGGGAGACTGGTGTCAAGCCGAAGGAAAGCACCCACCGTCTCATTGCTGATGCATGGAAAGCTGTTGGTTTGATCGAGAACATCAACAACTCAAATGGTTCCCCGAATGGTCCTTATGCAATTGACAAATTGGATGATTCAGATGACAATTGCAACGTGCAAATATCAGAAGACGATAACAAGCTGCAAAGTTTTGATGAAAGTAAAGGACGTGCAATGAATGGTCGGTCACGTTCCAGTTTTCTTCAGATAACAAATGCATTAGGCTGCGGTGGTATAGTTTCTGCCAAGGTCCTGAAGGTTGGAGAATTTCCATCCGAAAGACTGAAGGCTATCAAAAACACGTCCTTTCTACAAAGATCACAACGATTTCAATTATTGCATCTCGAGTTTTGTAGGAAGCAGCTTAAGAATGGTGGATTCTATAGTCAGAGCATCAGCTCATTCAAAATGGTTTTCTCTAGTAGAggatatatttattaa
- the LOC8063726 gene encoding LOW QUALITY PROTEIN: serine/threonine-protein kinase PEPKR2 (The sequence of the model RefSeq protein was modified relative to this genomic sequence to represent the inferred CDS: inserted 2 bases in 1 codon), translated as MDSLPRKRKGGARAACSLSGSRHDAPAAARNRKRTCREPKPRPEKKKPSASASASARGGGVVMTAPPASGSRAAPDSPGRGLKRKLGCIDSATRMGRKKRLESEYELGAEIGQGKFGSVRICRARAGGGGDEFACKALPKNGEETVHREVEIMQHLSGHPGVVTLRAVFEDADRFYLVMELCGGGRLLDEIAREGKFSEQRAAIVIKDLMSVLKYCHEMGVVHRDIKPENILLTKAGKVKLADFGLAARVTNGQKLFGVAGSPAYVAPEVLSGSYSEKVDIWGAGVLLHVLLLGSLPFQGGSLDAVFESIKTVELDFSSSPWKSISVLGRDLIGRMLNRDVSSRMTADEVLGHPWVVFYTECPLKVVAANLCLTNKIIAPKIPWDRHKPECDSLSDSSRRSEDQDECGLVDALTAAITRVRISEPKRSRLCSPAXLPFSRNALQT; from the exons ATGGACTCGCTGCCGCGGAAGCGCAAGGGCGGCGCGCGCGCCGCCTGCTCCCTGTCCGGATCCCGCCACGACGCGCCTGCCGCCGCCCGCAACCGCAAGCGCACCTGCCGCGAGCCCAAGCCGCGGCCCGAGAAGAAGAagccctccgcctccgcctccgcctccgcccggGGCGGCGGCGTGGTGATGACGGCGCCGCCCGCGAGCGGGTCGCGGGCGGCGCCCGACAGCCCCGGGCGCGGGCTCAAGCGCAAGCTGGGCTGCATCGACTCCGCCACGCGGATGGGGCGGAAGAAGCGGCTCGAGAGCGAGTACGAGCTCGGCGCCGAGATCGGGCAGGGCAAGTTCGGCTCCGTCCGGATCTGCCGCGCcagggccggcggcggcggcgacgagttcGCCTGCAAGGCGCTGCCCAAGAACGGCGAGGAGACGGTGCACCGCGAGGTCGAGATCATGCAGCACCTCTCGGGCCACCCGGGCGTCGTCACGCTCAGGGCCGTCTTCGAGGACGCCGACAGGTTCTACCTCGTCATGGAGCTCTGCGGCGGGGGCAGGCTGCTCGACGAGATCGCCAGGGAGGGCAAGTTCTCTGAGCAGCGTGCTGCCATTGTGATCAAGGATCTCATGTCCGTGCTCAAGTACTGCCACGAGATGGGTGTTGTGCACAGGGACATTAAGCCGGAGAATATCTTGCTTACCAAGGCTGGGAAGGTGAAGCTTGCTGATTTCGGACTCGCTGCACGGGTCACTAATG GTCAGAAATTGTTTGGTGTAGCAGGAAGCCCAGCATATGTGGCACCTGAAGTTCTTTCTGGAAGCTATTCTGAGAAAGTTGATATTTGGGGTGCCGGTGTGCTACTTCATGTACTACTACTTGGTTCTCTTCCATTTCAAGGGGGCTCTCTGGATGCCGTTTTTGAGTCCATAAAGactgttgaacttgattttagCAGCAGCCCATGGAAATCAATATCAGTTCTTGGGCGGGATCTTATTGGCCGAATGTTGAATCGAGATGTCTCTTCTAGAATGACTGCTGATGAAGTTCTTG GTCACCCATGGGTCGTGTTTTACACAGAATGCCCCCTGAAGGTGGTAGCAGCTAATTTGTGTCTCACTAACAAGATTATAGCACCCAAAATTCCATGGGACAGACACAAGCCAGAATGTGACTCATTGTCAGATTCGAGCCGAAGGTCAGAAGATCAGGATGAATGTGGCTTAGTTGACGCGCTGACAGCAGCAATAACACGTGTTAGAATATCAGAGCCGAAGAGAAGTCGGCTCTGTAGCCCTGC ATTACCATTCAGCAGGAATGCTCTTCAAACTTGA